In Acipenser ruthenus chromosome 16, fAciRut3.2 maternal haplotype, whole genome shotgun sequence, the following proteins share a genomic window:
- the LOC117412257 gene encoding solute carrier family 25 member 43-like isoform X1, which yields MTASMKRDNRMSASQSLISGGVAGVFSRTATSPLDVVKIVTQVGTFHSKRGFLNAFHTVYREEGLRAFWKGNCVACIRIVPYSAVQLATYNRFIQLHMDDLGRVSQWRAIVAGSVAGIVAALVIYPSDVIKTRLVVQNSLDPAYRGVLHALRCIYRKEGFLALYRGASLTVMGAVPFSCGSFLVYMNLDKLWGEPSFRFTPLQNFINGCLAAGVAQTLSFPFETVKRKMQAQSPVLPHYGGVDVHFTGMVDCFRQVVKAQGFLGLWNGLTANLLKIVPYFGLMFSSFEFCKRVCLYKNGYIVSPLSYQLAPGVDQSLGPQELRELRRLLRNRSFKSEQSTVSNRW from the exons ATGACAGCCAGTATGAAGAGGGATAACCGAATGAGCGCTTCGCAGAGTTTAATTTCTGGAGGGGTTGCAGGCGTGTTTAGTAGAACGGCTACGTCTCCGCTAGACGTCGTTAAAATAGTAACGCAAGTGGGGACGTTTCACAGCAAAAGAGGCTTTCTAAATGCATTCCACACCGTGTACCGGGAAGAAGGGCTCCGAGCTTTCTGGAAAGGGAACTGTGTGGCTTGTATTCGTATCGTTCCTTACAGCGCGGTGCAGCTGGCAACTTACAACAG GTTTATACAGCTGCACATGGATGATCTGGGTCGTGTTTCCCAGTGGAGAGCCATAGTGGCTGGAAGCGTGGCCGGAATCGTGGCTGCCCTGGTGATATATCCCAGTGACGTCATCAAGACCCGTCTGGTCGTGCAGAACAGCCTGGATCCTGCCTACAGGGGTGTGCTGCACGCTCTGCGCTGCATCTACAGGAAGGAAGGCTTCCTGGCTCTCTATCGGGGGGCCTCCTTAACAGTCATGG GTGCTGTACCGTTTTCCTGTGGCTCGTTCTTGGTTTACATGAACCTGGATAAACTGTGGGGTGAGCCCAGTTTCAGATTCACACCACTACAGAACTTCATTAATGGCTGCCTGGCTGCAGGGGTGGCTCAAACACTCTCCTTCCCCTTCGAAACTGTGAAGAGGAAAATGCAG GCTCAGAGCCCAGTCCTGCCCCACTATGGGGGAGTCGATGTTCACTTCACTGGCATGGTGGACTGTTTCAGACAGGTAGTGAAAGCGCAAGGATTCCTGGGGCTGTGGAACGGGCTGACTGCCAACCTTCTCAAG attgtgCCGTATTTCGGATTAATGTTCAGCTCTTTTGAGTTTTGCAAGCGCGTTTGCCTCTATAAGAACGGTTATATCGTGTCTCCACTCAGTTACCAGCTGGCACCTGGAGTGGACCAGAGCCTCGGACCCCAAGAGTTGAGAGAACTGAGGAGATTGCTGAGGAACAGGAGCTTTAAATCAGAGCAGTCCACTGTGAGCAACAGGTGGTGA
- the LOC117412257 gene encoding solute carrier family 25 member 43-like isoform X2: MTASMKRDNRMSASQSLISGGVAGVFSRTATSPLDVVKIVTQVGTFHSKRGFLNAFHTVYREEGLRAFWKGNCVACIRIVPYSAVQLATYNRFIQLHMDDLGRVSQWRAIVAGSVAGIVAALVIYPSDVIKTRLVVQNSLDPAYRGVLHALRCIYRKEGFLALYRGASLTVMGAVPFSCGSFLVYMNLDKLWGEPSFRFTPLQNFINGCLAAGVAQTLSFPFETVKRKMQAQSPVLPHYGGVDVHFTGMVDCFRQVVKAQGFLGLWNGLTANLLKLPAGTWSGPEPRTPRVERTEEIAEEQEL, from the exons ATGACAGCCAGTATGAAGAGGGATAACCGAATGAGCGCTTCGCAGAGTTTAATTTCTGGAGGGGTTGCAGGCGTGTTTAGTAGAACGGCTACGTCTCCGCTAGACGTCGTTAAAATAGTAACGCAAGTGGGGACGTTTCACAGCAAAAGAGGCTTTCTAAATGCATTCCACACCGTGTACCGGGAAGAAGGGCTCCGAGCTTTCTGGAAAGGGAACTGTGTGGCTTGTATTCGTATCGTTCCTTACAGCGCGGTGCAGCTGGCAACTTACAACAG GTTTATACAGCTGCACATGGATGATCTGGGTCGTGTTTCCCAGTGGAGAGCCATAGTGGCTGGAAGCGTGGCCGGAATCGTGGCTGCCCTGGTGATATATCCCAGTGACGTCATCAAGACCCGTCTGGTCGTGCAGAACAGCCTGGATCCTGCCTACAGGGGTGTGCTGCACGCTCTGCGCTGCATCTACAGGAAGGAAGGCTTCCTGGCTCTCTATCGGGGGGCCTCCTTAACAGTCATGG GTGCTGTACCGTTTTCCTGTGGCTCGTTCTTGGTTTACATGAACCTGGATAAACTGTGGGGTGAGCCCAGTTTCAGATTCACACCACTACAGAACTTCATTAATGGCTGCCTGGCTGCAGGGGTGGCTCAAACACTCTCCTTCCCCTTCGAAACTGTGAAGAGGAAAATGCAG GCTCAGAGCCCAGTCCTGCCCCACTATGGGGGAGTCGATGTTCACTTCACTGGCATGGTGGACTGTTTCAGACAGGTAGTGAAAGCGCAAGGATTCCTGGGGCTGTGGAACGGGCTGACTGCCAACCTTCTCAAG TTACCAGCTGGCACCTGGAGTGGACCAGAGCCTCGGACCCCAAGAGTTGAGAGAACTGAGGAGATTGCTGAGGAACAGGAGCTTTAA